A window of Ovis canadensis isolate MfBH-ARS-UI-01 breed Bighorn chromosome X, ARS-UI_OviCan_v2, whole genome shotgun sequence contains these coding sequences:
- the PNMA5 gene encoding LOW QUALITY PROTEIN: paraneoplastic antigen-like protein 5 (The sequence of the model RefSeq protein was modified relative to this genomic sequence to represent the inferred CDS: inserted 2 bases in 1 codon; substituted 9 bases at 9 genomic stop codons), with the protein MAVTLLEVWCRGMDLDSRKALLFMEIPVECSEAEIKEILRRGXESLCTYRVLGTVFRREDHTNAVFLELTDTINYATVPSRILRKGGTWEVVVKPCSPDEEFINKLKDFLKDEGXRMVDVAKTLQYSTHSEGADSEGVSQVRQPVLQLLKESLWYXKLKTFLGNTLPGPGEESFETWLEQVTEMMQLWQVHEIEKRWHLLESLCGPAQSIMQVLRASNDFMTVKECLEALKQIFEDKEDHRPSQFKLVQTFQKSGETISGFLVRLVPLIQKAMQHSPLSVRSADTTCLRHILARASLTTALQGKLELLDQXECAPTFLQLMKLIQDEEECEATMAVTEENQSQAESVCRASEDSVLTPQVMVQAGSFAENSTQTIQEGIVLFLKCRRLSSSCDTGGIXXXXXXCHSQALFPRAENQPPAKPRPQLAAEESGNERGAGAIEPPQGLRSIGSTYPGTPSASRQQKKCNGGKGSPHKQRGP; encoded by the exons ATGGCTGTGACTCTGTTGGAAGTCTGGTGCAGAGGAATGGACCTGGACTCTAGGAAGGCCTTGCTATTCATGGAGATCCCTGTGGAGTGCAGTGAGGCAGAAATTAAAGAGATCCTGAGGAGAGG TGAGTCCCTCTGCACCTACAGGGTGCTGGGCACAGTGTTCAGAAGGGAAGACCACACTAATGCAGTTTTCCTTGAATTGACTGACACCATCAACTATGCTACAGTGCCCAGCCGGATCCTAAGAAAGGGAGGTACCTGGGAAGTGGTGGTGAAACCCTGTAGCCCAGATGAGGAATTTATCAACAAACTGAAGGACTTCCTAAAAGATGAGGGCTGAAGAATGGTAGATGTTGCCAAAACCCTGCAGTACAGCACTCACTCTGAGGGCGCAGATTCAGAGGGTGTGTCTCAAGTCAGGCAACCAGTCTTGCAGCTTCTGAAAGAAAGTCTATGGTACTGAAAACTCAAGACATTTTTGGGAAACACTCTCCCAGGTCCAGGTGAAGAGAGCTTTGAAACCTGGCTAGAGCAGGTGACTGAGATGATGCAGCTATGGCAGGTGCATGAGATAGAGAAGAGGTGGCATTTGCTGGAGAGCTTATGTGGCCCTGCCCAGTCCATCATGCAGGTGCTGAGGGCCAGCAATGACTTCATGACAGTGAAGGAGTGCCTGGAGGCCCTGAAGCAGATCTTTGAGGATAAAGAGGACCATAGACCTTCACAGTTTAAGTTAGTCCAGACCTTCCAGAAGTCTGGAGAGACTATCTCTGGTTTTTTGGTACGATTAGTGCCCCTGATTCAGaaagccatgcagcacagcccCTTGTCAGTGAGAAGCGCAGACACGACTTGCCTGAGACACATCCTAGCTCGAGCCTCCCTGACCACTGCCCTCCAGGGCAAGCTCGAGCTACTGGATCAGTGAGAGTGTGCACCCACTTTCCTGCAGTTAATGAAGCTCATTCAAGATGAAGAGGAGTGTGAGGCCACCATGGCAGTGACCGAGGAGAACCAGAGTCAAGCAGAAAGTGTCTGCAGGGCATCAGAAGACAGTGTCCTGACCCCACAGGTCATGGTGCAGGCAGGGTCATTTGCTGAGAACAGCACTCAGACCATCCAGGAAGGAATCGTTCTGTTTCTGAAGTGCAGGCGGCTATCCTCCAGCTGTGACACTGGAggcatataataataataataataatgccacAGCCAGGCATTATTTCCTAGGGCCGAGAACCAGCCTCCGGCAAAGCCCAGGCCTCAGCTGGCAGCAGAAGAGTCAGGGAACGAGAGAGGGGCTGGAGCCATTGAACCACCCCAAGGCTTAAGAAGCATAGGCTCAACATATCCAGGCACACCCTCTGCTAGCAGGCAACAGAAAAAGTGTAACGGGGGAAAAGGCAGTCCACACAAACAGCGGGGGCCTTGA